Part of the Arvicanthis niloticus isolate mArvNil1 chromosome 3, mArvNil1.pat.X, whole genome shotgun sequence genome is shown below.
GACAAAGGGGAGAGCTGGCGGACCGGAAGAGGTCGCAAAGCTACGGGATGCAGAGCTGAGCAATGAGATGGGATAAAAGAGGTTTTATTCCTGATAGCCGAGAAATGTTGAGAAACTCTGATCACATTTTCTTCTCACTTCCCCTGTgctaaagcaagaaaaaaaaagaagttattaaaCTTAGAATGATCACGCAAACACACGCACAAGGAAGGAAGCCATCAAGAAGAAGATACATTTGCTATTCAGATATGTGAGAATGTACATCTTTGGGTTTACTCTTAAACCCATGTTGGTGGTGACACATgacttaattccagcactcaagaggcagagacatgatctctgtgagtttaaggctagcctggtctatagatcgagttccaggacaggtgaggctcacaaagaaaccctgtctcgaaggtGTGGGTAGGAGGGAAGAGTGCAAAGTTTAAAGGCACATTTGAAAAGGTATTTCCAGCATGGTACAGTATTATGCAAAGAGATTTGACAAGTAGatgtttctaagatttatttatttatatttttatgtatatgagtacactgtagctgtcttcagaacacATCAGAAACCAGAAGACGGTATCAGATCctattagagatggttgtgagccactatatggttgctgggaattgaactcaggacctcagagctcttaatccctgagccatctctccagccctgactagtagatttttaaaaatctgtcattGAAAGGAGCAAATGAGAAATTATACGGCCCAAGGATTCCATGCTGAGctaacacaggaaataagtacaTGGGGAAATGATCAGCTTTATCTTATCAGCAGTACactgtaaaagaaaacaagacgCCCTTGCAGCCTCCACTTTTACCACTTTACTTCCAGCCAGTCTGCCACCACGAAACTTCCCCTGGAAAGAAGAATTACTTAAAAAGTCAATCAGTACCTATTCGGTACAAAGATCAGGAATTGGCCTCTGTCAGCCTATTTGCAGAACCTTGGTTTTTTAGTAATTGAACTTCTTTTTGAGTAAATTTGCATTGGGCAAACAGTTCAGTAGTTCTGGGGTCAAGCAACAGATTATTGTAGTATGGCTGAAATATTAGGATACTCTGTGCCCTGGAGATGCTGTGAAAGCCATGGAGTATGTCCCTAGGAAAATACTTCCTGTACCCAAAAGAGAAGTGAATGTTGTACTGCTATATCTATAGCTGGATTGCCTTCCATAAGAGAATgtgaaaaaaagtttttttaaagggttgttgtattttttttcaaaacactttatttatcaatatttgtataaacagccgggcagtggtggcatacgcctttaatcccagcacttgggaggcagaggcaggtggatctctgagttcgaggccagcctggtctacagagtgagttctaggacagccagagctacacagagaaaccctgtcttgaaaaaaaaatatttgtataaacatatagacttatacacgtatacatatataaacatcttgggatcattaattgggttatttttgcttatttcctttggtccctgggccttaaataggctaactttgtgaaacaacagatagataatctgatagcaaaatctattcagatacattatcatatgttaactatggaggaccacgagactctagatgaggatgttactctatccagggtgttcccaagtcccatctccacccaacctaaaagagggttgttgtatttttaattttatatgtgtctTGGGAGGCGGGGGAGGGCCTGTGAATTTGACtgcaggtgcctatggaggctagaagggtcagatcccctggaactggagtgtgATACACTCAGTGTGAGTGGTGACAACCAAACTATGCCCTCTGCAAGAGAAGTACAGGCTCTTTTAagctctgagctatctctccagcaccaagcaTGTGAAATACTTTCTACTATggctttttcatctttgtttttgtttctgctttttgatGCCAGAATTAATGGCTGTTTTCTGAAAGTTATTCTATAAACCCAAATTGGACAATAGAATATTATAAAGCATTAGCTGAGAGCTGGCAAGGAGGTTCAGTGGATGAagatgcctgctgccaagcctgctgaccAAAGATCAATCCTTAGAACAGGAATGGTAGAAGGAGGGCACTGACTTCCTTATGACCTCTGCACAAGCACCATggcccacacatatacacatacggATAAATTAGTAAAGTATTAGCTGGTTAAACATGTCTgcccttttaatcccagcacttgggaggcagagccaggcagatttctgaattcaaggtcagcctggtctacagagtgagttccagggcagccacggctatacagagaaaccctgtttcaaaaaaacaaaaataacaaacaaacaaacaaaaaatcatgtCTGCCTTCCTCTGATATATAGGATGTCAGAACGTCTTAACAACTAACTGTTACAGATAGTCCCTGGCACTGCACAGCATAGAGGAGACCTAGCAGTGACTGAGCTAATGCTGTGCAAAACAAACTGATCATCTGTGGGGAAAATTACAGATGCTccttactgttgttgttgttgttgaaaactCTTTTACTTCTAGTTACAAATATGtatggggttggggaggaggcAGTACTAAAACCACACCAGGGCAGTGTTCGTGGGAAGGGGTTGGCCAAAAGGTGCCAAGTGTCATCTGGGGGGAGTTGGGGATGGGGTGAATGTGCCCAGAATACGTAGTGTGAGATTCCCAGAGTTAATAATAGCAGGAGTGGAGAGGGTGTAAAGTCTCAATTAGATAGAAAGGAGAAAGTCTGGCTGGCTGTTACCCATTGTGCTGTCTACCGTTAATAATCCGATGTTGTACGGAGGCACCTGCTGCCAGGAGTCAGGGCGagaattcagttcccaggacctgcATGGTGGAGAGGGCGGACTCCTGGaagctctgacctccacatgggtgctgtggtacacatacacacacacacacacacacacacacacacacacacacacacattgaatgaataaatgtgataaaaataaagtaagtaatatagtttatgttttaaaattgctaaaaggctttttttgtttggttggctttgGATCTGTACTGAGAATTGAATCTAGAGCTTTGTGCATGATCAGCAGGTTCTCCACCATCTGGATACATCCCCAGacctctctttaaaaacaaaacgaCAACAACAGAACCTCTTTATTTGGAGTCTGGccttctcactctgtagcccaggcagcccttgaacttgtgatcctcctgcctcagccacctgagTAGCTCAGATTACCAGGCCTGGTTTAAGGATACTTTACATATCATTACCACAAAGGAATGGTTCAGTGTGGAAGGAGATGTGTTAATTAGTCTGATTTGATCATTCATGGTATATAAAAATACCAAAACGTTAAAAATGTTCTCAGTAAATATACAGTTATTTGTCagttaaatgtaaaatataagacCAGATGTAGTGACTCTTGTTTCATCTCAgtactcgggaagcagaggcaggtggatctctgtaactTTCAGACTAGCCAAAGCTATATagtcagaccttgtctcaaaaggaaaagaagaaatggtCCCAAGAATTTATGTAATATGAAGCTTGTTATGGTTGTCACTTCTTAAACATCTCCATCATTCAGCTTAACCATTTCCCATGTTTCTATTTAGAAGTCTGCACTTACTAGTGTCTTCTGGCTTCATGCCTGTAAATCTCTCCAGTGTGTTAGCATGCCTACTTCAGCCTCTCAGGCTGATGTCACTTCCATTGTTAGCAGTTTTTAATTCCTTCTTTTGCTTCTGTCACATTGGCCAATCTCGTCTGATCAATCACTTTTGCAACATGTCACACGGTTTATCATTGGGAGGTGAGGAAATGACACAGCTATGTTCTGCACTGTCTGTGTTTGAGCTGAACAGCAGATGGGCAGGAATCAATTACTGAAAGACCTCCCCCCagtagagtttctctgtgtatcgttggctatcccagaactcactctgtagaccaggctggcctcaaactcagaaatctgcctgcctctctctcccaaatTCTGACATTAAGGGTGTGTATCACTAGCCAGCAGCAACTGAAAGACCTCAAAAGATAGAACTAGTCATCTCTacagccataccaccctgaatgtATCTAATGTTGAAAGCTAAGGAAGAAGGCTCCAGTTCAGCAAGTACTTGACTGGAAGAAAAAACTCATCATAATAAGGGGCCCTGCCTCTTGCCCCCGCCctcctttcttgagacaggacttctctttatagccctggctgtcctggaactcactctgtagaccaggctggccttgaactcagagatctgcctgcctctgcctcccagagtactggaattaaataTGTGGGCTACCACTACCTGactgatttacacacacacacacacacacacacacacacacacacacacacacttatatcagtacactgaagctgtcttcagacataccagaagagggcacagatcccattacaggtgatCTTCCTGATCTTGCCTTGAATGTCCATCAGCCAGGCCCTTCAGGCAGGAGAAAAGGCCCACAAGGCTTTTGTTTTAAGCTGCCAGACTGTTCTTTCAAGTcaggagggtgaggaagaagcCACCCCAAGTTCACCACCTTTATTGCCTAGTCTCAGCTCCTCTGATATCTGTCCTTCTAACTCCTTGTCTCACAGGAATATGGTTTGTTCATAGATCTCTTCTTAGTTAGACTGGCACGCGCTCAGAGATGGCTAGTCAATTTTAGTCGCATGGCATTTGTTGCTCAATATTTCAAAACAGTTGTCCCTCggccaccccgtgtgtgtgtgtgtgtgtgtgtgtgtgtgtgtgtgtgtgtgtgtgttgtctagcTTCTTAGTCATTTCAATTCCTATTGCTTCAACATATCCAAAACCAGCCTAATTCCTCTTCTACCCTCATCTttcacaaaaatatacaaaatggtTTCTGTAGTTTGgacaattatctatctatctatctatctatctatctatctatttatctatttttatgtgtatgtgtattttaccTATAGGTCTGCTTATCACGcatgtgcttggtgcctgtggagaccagaagggggtgtcaaatcccctggaactagagttacagagagttatgagctgccatgtggatgctggctattgaacctgggtcttctgggagagcagccagtgctcttaaccaccgtgCCTTCCTTCTCGCCCCTTAATTTGGACAGCTCTTTTTTCCCTCTGGCTATTTTCTCCTTAGGGTGTAACGTGGTCATTGCTTCCCGGAAGCTGGACAGATTAACCGCTGCTGCAGATGAACTGagagcctctctgcctccctccagcCGCGCTCAAATCACTGCCATACAGTGCAATGTCAGGAAAGAAGAAGAGGTAAGACAAACATGGCTGCACAGTGTACTTATCCAGTGTTCTTTGCAGAAGTGGTTCCCGAAACCCTGCTGTACTCCAAGGTGGTGAGGCTCACTAGAAGGCAGGGCCTGTAAGGAGAGATACCTGTGCTCCTGACTTACCGAGCTGGTGACCTCAGAAGGAGGGGAGCTAAACAAGAATGTCCTCTCTGCTAGAGACCCATTAAGGCTGTGGTTTTCAATCTTGTAATCCTGCAACCCCTTCAtgtagttcctcatgttatggtgacccccaactataaaattattttcattgccactGCATAGCTGTAATTTTTCGACAGTTatcaatcataatgtaaatatctggtatgcaggaaATCTGATATgggaccctgtgaaagggttgttggaCCCCTCCCCAAAGAGGTTGTGACCCCAGTTTGATAAACACTGCTTTAAGACATTTTTAGTGTTCATTTTGACCTAGTTTCATCATTTTCATTTAAGATTGGTACTTAGAAATTAATGCCACTGAGGCTTGTTGGACTTAAGGGTTATCCATACTCTTCTTCAGTGTATCTTGCCATCAAAATTAGAATTTTGGCTTATAATTTATGAGTATGGTGCAGTGGTAAGTTCACACTGTGGGACTTGGGGGCTTATATTCAGTGGTGGCTTTATGTGTTTAGGTTGTAGTATTTAGAATTACTATGTATTACATAGGAGTCTACAAACTGCATTGTATTTCTAAAACTGGGCCATGTAGCAGGTTAGCTATTAAGTTTCCCCTTCGATGTTTCTTTAGGTAAATAATTTGGTCAAATCTACCTTAGATATATATGGTAAGATCGACTTCTTGGTAAACAACGCAGGAGGCCAGTTCCTGGCTCCTGTTGAAGACATCACTGCAAAGGGATGGCAAGCTGTGATTGAAACCAACCTGACAGGCACCTTCTACATGTGTAAAGCAGGCGAGTGTCTCAATAGTACAAACCCCAACTTGTCTTTAGTGAGAAATCACAGGGAAGGCTGGAAGAGGAGCTGTTAGGGACTCACAGGCTCACATCAATAATGTTTATTTGGTATCTTAACAAAATTTATATCTTAtatttgtcttctctcctctctctctctctctcttgttttttttttttttttttttttttttttttttttttttttttttgagacagaatttctctgtgtagtcctagctgtactggaactcacgctgtagaccaggctgacctagaaatcagagatccacctgctctgtctcccaagagctaggtggcctgcgccaccaccaccaccacccagctggctTGTGTCTctttagaaatttatttcttttcatttcagtaATATGCACATATGCctgagtacatgcatgtgcaccatggTACACAGTCGCCTGAAGAGGGGAGGATAGGCGTCAGATCCCTGCAACTGCACTTTAGGGTagatgtgagccactgtgtgggtgctgggaacagaacctggaaCCCCTGAGAGACCAGTTGGTGCCTAACCGCTGAGCCAAATCCTCAGCGCCTGTGCCTCCTTGGTTTGGTCTGAATCTTTGTCAAAGATCCAcactttttcattttctaagagTTGGTGTTATTTCTGTAAGAAATAAGTGttaaaagccgggcggtggtggcgcacgcctttaatcccagcacttgggaggcagaggcaggcggatttctgagttcgaggccagcctggtctacagagtgagttccagaacagccagggctacacagagaaaccctgtctcaagaaaaaaaaatgaaaacaacaaaagagatcACTGTACAATGAAATGTAAATGTTTGCTCGCTCGGTGGGGTAACTACAGAGGAGGGGGTCTTTCCGAATGAATAGCCCAGTGCATTCACTAAATGGTCCGAGTGGTGTGTACTTTACAAGAcataagaaaggagaaaaaagtcaAAGTGATCCCCTTTAGGGCTGAActaaattagaaaggaaaaaaagaagacttAAATCACTTAGGATTTGAACACTGAAAACCCAAAACTTTCTCCCTTGTTCCCAATCACTTGACTTTATAGTTACTATGTCTCCTCACTGATAGTTGCTTGTAACCTTCCCAAGTTGTTTCTGCCAGCCATTCTTCCTGTATATCTTTTTCTGTacatccttcttccttctccatttgTTCTCTATGGTCTCTTTGTAATTTCAAAGACTTTGAAGAAATGCCCGCATCTGAGCCTGGGAAAGCATCAGAGAGTTTTAGAAGTCATGATGCCATCAGAGCTAATACATGGCATTTAGCCAGAGGCAGAGTCTGTTTAGAGTAACTTACACCAACTTAGTATCCCCTTTATGCTAAAATCCAGTTGCTTTATGTGGTTTTTAATACTTGATGTGACAATTTCTGGACTACTTATGACCATATATTCTGCTTAAagtaatttattctttgagaatttcgtaCATATTTGCAGTTTTCATAGTACCAACCCCTCACTCCCTCTCATCTCCTCCACAgtcctctcctctgctcctctgtgtctgtctcctaatttcatgttttcttttcctttctctctcccttccttccttctttctttccttccttccttactatctgtcttcatttatttttcatttttttatttgttttgggggattttttgtttttttgaaacagggtttctctgtgtagccctggctgtcctggaactcactctgtagaccaggctggtctcgaaatCAAGagctctgcccacctctgcctcctgagtgctgggattaaaggtgtgcgccaccactacctgcctcttactatttttaaaaccttttttgggctggagagatggctcagcggttaagagcaccaactgctcttccacaggtcctgagttcaattcccagcaaccacatggtggcttacaaccatctctaatgggatctggtgccctcttctggtgtgtctgaagaaagcaatggtggtgtactcatatgcataaaattttaaaaaactaagataaaaaaaaaactttttcatacaatatgttAGCCATGTTATTTCCTCcccctcaactcctcccagatcctctctttctccctacctccctacccacTTCATGTTCTTTTGCTCATTctttcctgagggctgggattaaaggtttttcaccaccaccgcccagctacccCATGTCTTTAATTGgtaggttttgttttaaattttttggtaaAGGTTTGTGTTTTTTATCTATAAACCTCACATTTTCAAATTCATCTTAGGGATGGAGATGTAGCtcggttggcagagtgcttgtctagcatacaAGAGGCCCGAGGTTCTATCCTCAGTCTGTAAGCCAGAGATGGTGGTGGACAACTGTGACCACATCACTTGGAAGGTAGAGCAGGAACAACAtcagttcagggtcatcctcagctacccagggtcatcctcagctacctagGGAATTCTAGGTTAACCTGGGATGCATAAAAAGAacttgtcttaatttttttcttcttaaattcaGGTTATACTAGATACTTTATAACTGTTGCCATTTTAAATGAGTCAATGTTCCAACAAATTTTCATCTAGATTATTAGTTTATCCAAAAAAATTTTTCAAGTTCATTTTGTAGCTTTCCTTGACATTTTTTCAGCTTTACCTTATGGTTTATTAAATTAGCTTCTTGTTATACACCAATctgggtcatcctgggctacaagagacttCACCTCAATgacaaaaactaaattaaaatagaagacaTCAAATGCATGCTGGAGCAGGGTATAACAAAGGGAGACatagcaagccagcggtggcgcaTGCCTTAAGCGTCCGCCCGCCAGAGGGCCCCTCCTTTGCGAGTTCGAATCCTGCTATCTGTATCTCCCATGTGACTCTCTCACTGAGtctcatggggtgggggggaagccgGGCGGCggtgttgcacgcctttaatcccagcacttgggaggcagaggcaggtggatttctgagttcaaggccagcctggtctctacagagtgagttccaggacagccaaggctatatagagaaaccctgtctcgaaaaaaacaaacaaacaaacaaaaaacaaaaaaacaaagggagaCACTGTTTAATATGATTGTTGACTGTCTGTGTTCTGCAGTTTACAATTCCTGGATGAAAAGGCACGGAGGGTCTATTGTCAATATCATTGTCATTGTTAACAATGGGTTTCCAGCAGCAGcgtaagtattttatattttttttttctttctgcatctttAGATTTTGTTCTCTGAATGGGGGCCTTAAATCAATGATTCGCCCCTTTAATAAACTGTAACCCCAATAAATTCCTTTCTAAATAATGTTCTTATTAATTTTTGcaaattttcatacaatgtgtggtggtttaaatgggTTTGCCcccctccatagactcatgtgtttgaatgcttgacccatagggagtgacactattaggaggtgtatccttgttagaataggtgtgacCATGTTAGAGTAAATGTGTCACTATGGGGTTGAGCTTTGTGATCCTatactcaagctctgcccagtgtggaaaaaagagacttgatcttcagatgaagatgtagaactctcagctcctcctgcaccatgtctgcctgcatgctgccatgcttcctgccaggatgataatggactaaacctctgaacctgtaagccagccccaactaaatgttgtccttacaagagttgccttggtcatggtatctgttcacagcaatgaatcCCTAAGGCActatatgttttgatcatattcattgcTTCGCCCTCCCCCCCATTTCCTTttatttgaactttaaaaaaaaaaattgtgtgtgcttGGAGGCCggaggtcaacatcaggtgtcttcacCAATccctctccactttattttttaatttttatttatttatttatctttttagttACTCACTGAACCATGGCTTTCTGATTTGGCTagaatggctggccagtgaatcccagggatcctcctgcctctgtctcccccttgttggaattacaagcatgcactcCCGTACCTGACTTTTATATGAGTGAGCATCCAAACACATCCTCAAGCTAGTGCAGCAAGCACTGTACCGACTGATCCTTTTCCCTAATTCCTATTAATGCCCATTCAGATTAAAATTGCCatatatagtggtttgaatgagagtggctcccatagactcatgcttGCATGCTTCATCCCAGTTAGTGGAAccatttgggaagaattaggaggtgtggcctctttggagtgggcgtggccttgggAGATGGTATGTCACTGGCAGTAGGCTTGAGGTTTCATGGAGGTGTACATGTTTGCTGTTTATCTGAAATTCATATTACCTGAAGGTCCTGTATCCTTTCTGCTAAGTAATCAATATGTTACAAATCTAGCTGTCACTGTGGGACATAGCTTCTTTgttaaattatgaaaattaaatagaTCTGGATTAATTTAGATTTGAACGCCATGAATATACCTGTTTAATTTTAGGACTGCTAAATTGTAACTCATAACAGAAACTCAGagtttctgaaacacacacacacacacacacacaaaatccctgAGGGAGTAGTTCTAATAATTGGTTGACTTCCTCtatgaaaattttaataacaTACTAGCTTCCTGTATTATCCAGGATTCCTTCAGTTTTGCATAGTTTCAGTTACTCTTTGTCTCTCTAACCACAGATCCTGGCAGGGATGGCTTAGAGCGGGGAGGGTTTGTTTGGGCTCCTGGTTTCAGAGGACCCTGTCCATCGCAgtgagccaggaagcagagaacagaagatgcTGGTGTCCAGctaccttctcttctgtcctttattctcacCACTTGGGCTGCTGCTGCCCACCTTCAGGGCAGGTCTCCtcacctccctccccttcccacagTGAACACTAGTGAATTCTCTCAGAAAACATCTTCACAGACACACTCAAGAGGTATGCCTTACTAA
Proteins encoded:
- the Pecr gene encoding peroxisomal trans-2-enoyl-CoA reductase isoform X4; translation: MGSWKTGLSCLAAGLLQNQVAVVTGGGTGIGKAISRELLYLGCNVVIASRKLDRLTAAADELRASLPPSSRAQITAIQCNVRKEEEVNNLVKSTLDIYGKIDFLVNNAGGQFLAPVEDITAKGWQAVIETNLTGTFYMCKAVYNSWMKRHGGSIVNIIVIVNNGFPAAAGPFIPRRLLKTMANWDKPCLRTPLSVSQLSALESPRRSPLWCVSCCPLQLPLSLDSWSMWMEARLCTLTTSRYQERDL